The segment TGCCAAGCTTATAATTTTCATGTCCCTTTGCTGACAATGCTTGTACAAAGGCTGGGATCTGAGGAGCACGCATATGCTCAGTCATTGTTGCTGCATGACTTTGTGATGCAGTCACTCTTTCCTGAGCTAATATTCTAAATTTAATTTTCTCCATCTCAAGACGGGTTGATAAAAAGAGATCTTCTAAACTATCATCCAGTTTCTTTCCTTGATTATTCGTCACCGCACGCTGCTGCATCTTTTCTATTAACGTTAGCATTCTATCCACACTGGCAACATCCATTTGCATAGCAGCAAAAGGCAGTTGATTTAATATAATCTTGTAGGCATCTGTCTGATCTATTTTCTGATCTTCCTGGCCAGGTGTTTTTAAAATAATTCTAAAATATTCAGGAAAATCTTTATCTTTCAGCTTAGCCTCAATAATCTCAAAGATATTTTTAGCTATTTTTTCACCATCGTCATTTGCTACATTTATACCTAAGTCAAGCTCTATCTTTACCATCGCAGCATCAAGAACAGGCCACATTAACTCTTCAGAAGGTGCCGTTTTTGCTCTTTGTGCAATCTCCACCAATTGCGTTGGTCTATAGTTAGGATCTTTTAGTACCTGCTCCTGTGCACGTAACATCGCACTCATTGCAGCATGTATTTTTTGCAATTTTGCTTCATTGATAATACGCTCCGAAGTGTTCGGGTCTGTTAAGTAATCAGGCTCTTCATCTTTAGCGGTTAAAACAGAAAGATAAGGGCCTGTAAAAGGTATAACGGTCTGTCCTCGATCTAACAAGCTATCCGTCGTATTTCTTAGCATTTCACTTTGTTGCCGCTGTGAAAATATCTTTTCCGCTTCTGCTAAATTCAATTTAAATACATCTTGGTTTTTAAAGTTAGGTCTACGCAATAAATCTAAACGTTCTATCTGAACATTATTTAAAGCAGCGATAATAGCCATGCCCGAATTAAAATCATTATTATTAATACATTCGCGCATTATTTCTGAATAAAAAACAGCACGTTGCTCTTTGGCTTCTACACTAGATCCTTGAAGAATATCTGCCACTATCATGGTGCTCATATTATTGAAATTGGCAATTGCACTCTTGACAAGCGCAGAATTCTGCTTTGTTTCTTCTTTAGACCAGTTCTGATTTAAAAATTCGTAGGCTTTAATGCTCATCAAATCGGAAATAGACTGTGCAGTGAAGCTATTTGCTACTCTTACTTTTGCTTCAATATATTCTGGCGTACCTCTTGGTGGTAAATTTTGCAAAATTTCATCTAAAGATTTTTTCTCTGCACCTGCAGCTTGAACTTGCATCCTCAAGGCTTGAACTTGCACTGCGCGATCTTGCTTATCTTTGAGCGCTTCTTGCATACTATCTGCAAATTTTGATACATCTAATCCAGCTGCATGCAAACTGGCTAGCATACTGTTCATGGCATCAACTTGTGGCATAATAGCTTGCAGATTTTTTTCATATACGGCTTTTTGTGATTCTAATTGCGCTTTTTCTTTTAGTAATGCTTGCACGTCTTTTAATGCCCATTTATCCGCTTGAAAACCAAACTCTCCTTTAATTGCTTCGGACAAAGATTTATATTTATTCAATTTATCCGGATCTTCCATTAATTTCCCAATGTTTTCTATATCTTTAGCTGTCAGCGCATATGCGCTCTTAAGTGCCTCTGTTCTTTCTTGGATTTGGCTTTCCTTCTCTTTAATTTTATCATCAATTTCATTAATAAGTTTCTGTACCTTTTTTTGATAGGGAACATGATCAAATAAAATATGGTTGTAATTTGCTATTAATTCTGAATATAAGGCTTCGGATTGCTTTCTCACTGCCAACTGCGCCAAAAGATCAACTTTATCCGCCTCCAGCCCAACAATTTCTTGCACCATTTGAAGTGCTTTAATTTCTTTATTGAGTCCTTCTAATAATTGTTTTTTAGACGTATCTGGTTGTTTTTTTAGTTCTGCCTCAAATTGTGCAGCTTGAATTCTCCTACTTTGCAAAGCGCTTGCAATTTGTTCAGAATTTTGTAATAACTTAGTAATCTTTTCTGAATTAAACACACCGAGAACAACTAATGCTTTTTGCTTTGTGTCTATGGCCTTTTCTTTGGATTCTATATCCTTTTCAATTTTAGCAATTGCTCTAAAATTTTCTTTATTAGCACCCTTGATAATATGTTGAGGCATGATATCTGCCACCACCATATCTTTCATGAGATTTTGAAAGCGATTATAATAAGCAGCTTTTTGGTCATCTGGAAGCTGTGCTATTTCTTTTGCAACTTCTGCAAATATCTCTTTAGGAGAAGTCACATGCATCAGTGTGGCCGCATAACTCGCAATACTTTCTTCTGAAATAGTGATGGCTTGCCCAGGAAACCAAGTATAAGGACTTTTATAACCTGACAATATTTGATGTATAAAGCCTTTACCTAGCTGTGCTTGAGAACCTTCAATCATGCTTTCTATAGCACGATGATTTCTGACAAAACCTACAATATTACTTAATTTGATCTCGGCTTGCTTGATTTGATTCATTTGATAATTAGATAGTTCTTTCTCGTGCTCATTTAGAAATTTTTCTAATTTTTTCTGTGCCTCTGCAAAACGCATTTCAGTGCAATCTTTTTTAATTGAATCAAAGACTGATTTGAGTGCTGGATTGGCAGCCATACTACTATCAATATTTATCACCATACTTCTGAGATCAATAACTTCAATAGAAAAAACTTTAAATTCCGGCGTAACGCCTTTAGCCATAGTCATTTTCTTTACTGATTCTTCATGCAAATCACTTAATAATTTCTGGAATCTCCCTCCTAATAGGGGTGCCATCGCTTCTTTTAAGTCTTTATGTCGCGCTTGGTATTTCTGCTTAGCAAAATGCTTCATCCGAGCCGTAAAAGAAAGTTCGCTCTTTGTTTCTATTTTTGAAACCTCAGACTTATCACGTGCAGCATCAGCTTGAAATGTTTTCTGTCTTATTTCATTTAATTTTTCTATAAATACAGCATAATCTTCTGGCAAAGATAAAGTTTTGATAAATGCTTTTAATTCTTTGGCCGATTCTTTACGTTGTGCGGAATGAATATGGCCATTATTATAGTGTTTGACCATTGCTAATAGTGCTTGCTTTTGTTCTTGTGAGAATTGCTGTTTTGCAGATGTTTTAGCTACTTCTAGTTCTCTTACAAATTCATCTCGCCAACCCTTAATATTAATCAGATCAGAAATTTGATCTGTAGATAATTCTGCTATCCTATCTTCGAGATTTTTAATATCTTGATCTATATTATCTACTAATTGATCTAAATTTTCTGTATAGAAAGATGCTTGTTTTGTTTTATCACGCTTAATCAACGCTGGTAGTTCTTTTGTCAATGCTTCTAAAACCAACCTACGTCTTTCTAAAGATTCAGAATCTATATTATTTTGCGATTTATTATAAATTTCTTGATATGACTGTATAACAGTTCGAATTCCAATTAAATCTAATACTCCCTGGTTATCAACTTGTATCTTTTTTGGCTTTGGCATAAACATACCTTTTTGTGCATATACAATTATGAGTACAGTGATTATATTAAGGTCGAGTAGAAATTATTGGTATAAGTTCAAAAGATTTATACCAATACAAAAATCCATAAAGAAAGCAAGTAGTTACAAATACTTTGTAACTACTTAGCAAAGTTCAAGCGCTTAGGGATAACTAGATAGCTTCAGGTATAGTGTCTGAGGCTTGTTTAGATTTTTCAATCGCCAGGTAAAGACCTAATGCACACACCACAGCCACAGCAATGATCAAAGCAACAGGTCGCATAGAACCATCGAAAAAATAACCTGTTGCGGCAACGGCTATAGAAGAAATGAGCAGTCGAGAGGACATGATAAAGGAAGAGGCAGTGCCTCTCTGATCAGGTAATATTTCTAAAGACTGTGCAAAAGTCACACTCATCGGAAAAGCGCAACCAACGGCAAATAAACACATTGCACTTGTGATAAACACTGGCTGGTATGGGAACATAAAAGCGAAAATAACTAATAATGCCGTCGCACATACACAACAGAACATACCAAAAGAAACGGCTTTGGTACTGCCTATCACCGAAACAACTTTATCCGCATAAAAGCTCATCGCAGAAAAACAAAGTACCAACAAACCCTGATGTATTGCAAATTCTAAGACAGGCAATTCACAAGTATTAATATAATAAAAAGCTGCGCTACCCACAAAAGTAAGATAAGCCGTTACCAGCATATTGGGCATACAAGCGTAAAGCAGGAATTCTCTATCTGTACATACTTTTACATAATCGTTAAGAATGCTTTTAACTTTTAATGTTTCACATTGCTCTTTGGTTTCCGGCAAACCCACCACTAATAAACACCATGCCACGAAAGCGATGAATGCCACTGCGGTAAAATTAGCGCGCCAACTAAAATAATGAATGATCACGCTGCCTAAAATAGGTGCTGCTGCCATAAAAATAGTCACATAAGCATTGATCTTGCCAATATATTTAGCAGCAATATCACCACGATAGCGATCAGATATCATGGTAAAGCCTAATACTAAAGTACTACTTGCGCCTAAGCCTTGCACAAATCGCCAAAACATCAGCTGATAAATAGAGTTTGAAAGCACGCATCCCAATGCGCCAATAAGAAAGCAAGTTGCACCAAATAGCATTAAACCACGTCTACCCCATGCTTCAGATAAAGGACCATAAAGTAATCCTGACAAGCAAAATGCCAAAAAATTTAAACTCAAGGTACTTTGTACCTGCGCCTCTGTTGCTTCAAAAAACGCCATAATGCTCGGGAAGCTAGGAATAGAAAGATCAATTTCCATACAACAACCCAGTAGTGAAACAATAATAAGGAAGACAAGGGGTAATTTAGGCATGAATCGAGACATATTATTTGTCTTATTGTCAATAAAATCTTCGGTATTCTAACATTTTCTATATGAATCACAACAAAATTAAGACTTTTGGCTTTAAAAATATGACCGATGCAAGACTTCTCAGGATGAATAAAAAGTGCCACTGTAGACTTGTAACTACTCACACCACATAAGGGAATTCTCTTACGAATGACATTTAGGGGCGCAAGTAGTTACTGAATTATCGTAGCGGGTTCACGAATGTAGGCGTTTTTTTACAGAAAGCTCCATTTGTGGATACGGTATTTGTATATCATTTTTATCAAAAATTAACTTAATTTTCTCCAGAACCTCACCTTGAACTTCAAGATAATGTTCCTTTTTAAGCCACATTTTAACAGATAAATCGACACTGCTCTCAGCTAATCTACTCACCGCCACAGAGGGAGCAGGATCTTTTAAAACCTTCTCCACTTGCAAAACAATATCATGCAACAGCTTTTTTGCTTTCATCAAATCAGCGTCATATGCAATCGAAGCAATAATTTCTAGGCGCCGCTTACC is part of the Candidatus Berkiella cookevillensis genome and harbors:
- a CDS encoding MFS transporter — its product is MEIDLSIPSFPSIMAFFEATEAQVQSTLSLNFLAFCLSGLLYGPLSEAWGRRGLMLFGATCFLIGALGCVLSNSIYQLMFWRFVQGLGASSTLVLGFTMISDRYRGDIAAKYIGKINAYVTIFMAAAPILGSVIIHYFSWRANFTAVAFIAFVAWCLLVVGLPETKEQCETLKVKSILNDYVKVCTDREFLLYACMPNMLVTAYLTFVGSAAFYYINTCELPVLEFAIHQGLLVLCFSAMSFYADKVVSVIGSTKAVSFGMFCCVCATALLVIFAFMFPYQPVFITSAMCLFAVGCAFPMSVTFAQSLEILPDQRGTASSFIMSSRLLISSIAVAATGYFFDGSMRPVALIIAVAVVCALGLYLAIEKSKQASDTIPEAI